A DNA window from Halomonas zincidurans B6 contains the following coding sequences:
- the cmk gene encoding (d)CMP kinase translates to MSQDACAAVLAIDGPGGAGKGTVSRLIAERLGWHLLDSGALYRLTAQAALKHGIALDDEPAVARLAGSLDVAFLAEDGAARVVLEGEDVSAAIRTEAMGECASRVAALAAVRQALLARQRDFQKPPGLVADGRDMGTVVFPGAALKIFLTASAEERARRRLLQLQEAGVDASLPSLLKEIQARDARDMQRAVAPLKPADDAIELDTTELSIPDVVDHIQRLLEDRSLIASI, encoded by the coding sequence ATGAGCCAGGACGCTTGCGCCGCGGTGCTCGCCATCGACGGCCCCGGCGGGGCTGGCAAGGGCACGGTCAGCCGGCTGATCGCCGAACGCCTGGGCTGGCATCTGCTGGATTCCGGCGCGCTCTACCGACTCACCGCCCAGGCGGCGCTCAAGCACGGCATCGCCCTCGACGACGAGCCGGCGGTGGCGCGCTTGGCCGGGTCGCTGGATGTCGCCTTTCTCGCCGAGGACGGCGCGGCGCGGGTGGTGCTCGAGGGCGAGGACGTCAGCGCGGCGATCCGTACCGAGGCGATGGGCGAATGCGCCTCCCGGGTTGCGGCACTGGCGGCGGTTCGCCAGGCGTTGCTGGCCCGCCAGCGCGACTTTCAGAAGCCGCCCGGGCTGGTCGCCGACGGCCGCGACATGGGCACCGTGGTGTTTCCCGGCGCGGCGCTGAAGATATTTCTCACCGCCTCCGCCGAGGAGCGTGCCCGCCGCCGCCTCCTCCAGTTGCAGGAAGCGGGCGTGGATGCTAGTCTACCGAGTCTTTTAAAAGAGATTCAGGCTCGCGATGCGCGCGACATGCAGCGTGCCGTGGCTCCGCTCAAGCCGGCCGACGATGCCATTGAGCTGGATACCACCGAGCTGTCGATACCGGATGTGGTGGATCACATTCAGAGGCTGCTTGAGGATCGAAGTCTGATCGCCTCGATCTGA